A region of Micromonospora sp. WMMD882 DNA encodes the following proteins:
- the ettA gene encoding energy-dependent translational throttle protein EttA — translation MAQFIYVLEKARKAHGDKVVLDNVTLNFLPGVKIGVVGPNGAGKSSLLKIMAGLDLPSNGEARLMPGYTVGMLAQEPPLNDAKTVLGNVEEAVAETKAKLERFNKIAEQMATDYSDELMEEMGKLQEELDHADAWDVDSKLELAMDALRCPPPDADVTQLSGGERRRVALCKLLLEAPDLLLLDEPTNHLDAESVQWLEQHLAKYAGTVIAITHDRYFLDNVANWILELDRGRAYPYEGNYSTYLEKKAARLSVEGRRDAKMKKRLADELDWVRSNAKARQTKSKARLDRYDEMAAEAEKTRKLDFEEIQIPPGPRLGNTVIEAVDLTKGFGDRVLIDGLSFSLPRNGIVGIIGPNGVGKTTLFKTIVGLEEPTAGQVRVGETVSLSYVDQNRQGLSGDKTVWEVVSDGLDHLMVGKVEMPSRAYIAAFGFKGPDQQKPTKVLSGGERNRLNLALTLKMGGNVILLDEPTNDLDVETLSSLENALLEFPGCAVVISHDRMFLDRVATHMLAWEGDDENPSRWFWFEGNFEAYEKNKVDRLGAEAARPHRITYRKLTRD, via the coding sequence GTGGCCCAGTTCATCTACGTCCTGGAGAAGGCACGCAAGGCGCACGGCGACAAGGTCGTGCTCGACAACGTGACGCTGAACTTCCTGCCCGGTGTCAAGATCGGCGTGGTCGGCCCGAACGGCGCGGGCAAGTCCAGCCTGCTCAAGATCATGGCGGGACTGGACCTGCCCAGCAACGGCGAGGCCCGGCTGATGCCCGGCTACACCGTCGGCATGCTGGCCCAGGAGCCCCCGCTCAACGACGCCAAGACGGTGCTCGGCAACGTCGAGGAGGCGGTCGCCGAGACCAAGGCCAAGCTGGAGCGGTTCAACAAGATCGCCGAGCAGATGGCCACCGACTACTCCGACGAGCTGATGGAGGAGATGGGCAAGCTCCAGGAGGAGCTGGACCACGCCGACGCCTGGGACGTCGACTCCAAGCTCGAACTGGCCATGGACGCGCTGCGCTGCCCGCCGCCGGACGCCGACGTCACCCAGCTCTCCGGCGGCGAGCGCCGCCGGGTGGCGCTGTGCAAGCTGCTGCTGGAGGCCCCCGACCTGCTGCTGCTCGACGAGCCCACCAACCACCTGGACGCGGAGAGCGTGCAGTGGCTGGAGCAGCACCTCGCCAAGTACGCCGGCACCGTCATCGCGATCACCCACGACCGGTACTTCCTGGACAACGTGGCCAACTGGATCCTGGAGCTGGACCGCGGCCGGGCCTACCCGTACGAGGGCAACTACTCCACGTACCTGGAGAAGAAGGCCGCCCGGCTCTCCGTCGAGGGCCGCCGGGACGCCAAGATGAAGAAGCGTCTCGCCGACGAGCTGGACTGGGTGCGCTCCAACGCCAAGGCCCGGCAGACCAAGTCCAAGGCCCGGCTGGACCGGTACGACGAGATGGCCGCCGAGGCGGAGAAGACCCGCAAGCTGGACTTCGAGGAGATCCAGATCCCGCCGGGCCCCCGCCTGGGCAACACCGTCATCGAGGCGGTCGACCTCACCAAGGGCTTCGGCGACCGGGTGCTGATCGACGGCCTCTCCTTCTCGCTGCCGCGCAACGGCATCGTCGGGATCATCGGCCCGAACGGCGTCGGCAAGACCACCCTGTTCAAGACCATCGTCGGGCTGGAGGAGCCGACCGCCGGTCAGGTCCGGGTCGGCGAGACGGTCTCCCTGTCATACGTGGACCAGAACCGGCAGGGGCTGTCCGGCGACAAGACCGTCTGGGAGGTCGTCTCCGACGGGCTGGACCACCTCATGGTGGGCAAGGTCGAGATGCCGTCCCGGGCGTACATCGCGGCGTTCGGGTTCAAGGGCCCGGACCAGCAGAAGCCGACCAAGGTGCTCTCCGGCGGCGAGCGCAACCGGCTCAACCTGGCGCTGACCCTGAAGATGGGCGGCAACGTGATCCTGCTCGACGAGCCGACCAACGACCTGGACGTCGAGACGCTGTCCAGCCTGGAGAACGCGCTGCTGGAGTTCCCGGGCTGCGCCGTGGTCATCTCCCACGACCGGATGTTCCTGGACCGGGTCGCCACGCACATGCTCGCCTGGGAGGGCGACGACGAGAACCCGTCCAGGTGGTTCTGGTTCGAGGGCAACTTCGAGGCGTACGAGAAGAACAAGGTCGACCGGCTCGGCGCGGAGGCGGCCCGGCCGCACCGGATCACCTACCGCAAGCTCACCCGCGACTGA
- a CDS encoding thioesterase family protein, producing the protein MSDRFVYHCTLRWSDLDAYGHVNNARFLTLYEEARVALMFAGGKAWGVGSFAEGVVIARHEIDYLRPVDYALGRATADAAPTVRIELWVAEIRSASFSIGYELYDGEVLASRARSVLVPYDLAEKRLRRLTPAERTFLQTYALPSSEGEPG; encoded by the coding sequence ATGAGCGACCGGTTCGTCTACCACTGCACGCTGCGCTGGTCCGACCTGGACGCGTACGGGCACGTCAACAACGCGCGCTTCCTCACCCTCTACGAGGAGGCCCGGGTGGCGTTGATGTTCGCCGGCGGCAAGGCGTGGGGGGTCGGCTCGTTCGCCGAGGGCGTGGTGATCGCCCGGCACGAGATCGACTACCTGCGTCCGGTCGACTACGCGCTGGGTCGGGCCACCGCCGACGCCGCCCCGACCGTCCGGATCGAGCTGTGGGTGGCGGAGATCCGCAGCGCCTCCTTCAGCATCGGCTACGAGCTGTACGACGGGGAGGTGCTGGCCAGCCGGGCACGCTCGGTGCTGGTGCCGTACGACCTGGCGGAGAAGCGGCTGCGCCGGCTCACCCCGGCCGAGCGGACCTTCCTCCAGACGTACGCGCTGCCGTCGTCGGAGGGCGAGCCCGGATGA